Proteins encoded together in one Macadamia integrifolia cultivar HAES 741 chromosome 8, SCU_Mint_v3, whole genome shotgun sequence window:
- the LOC122086789 gene encoding pentatricopeptide repeat-containing protein At2g29760, chloroplastic-like, which translates to MTELKQIHAHIYRIGLWEDHVASTKLLETIILLNSTNLHYCRLVFNQIQMPNTFTWNAMIKAHSITRNPSICISLYKEMLQRGSKPNGITLSFVSKTCADVGNVEVLMGLQGQVLVLGFCSDVFVLNSLIYGYSVCGYVDFARRVFDDLPQRDLISWTTVINSYVRGGRAKEAIELFFQIEKERLELDEVIVVAAFTASAQLRDLNLCRRIECLVRDLGVEFNSFMINASIDMYSKCGSITEARKHFDNMAQKNVISWNSMIFGYGRSGNMKEARRLFDLMPEKNEISWSTLLSGYAKNGALKEALMVFREMQAEGISPNDASITGAITVCAHLGALELGREIHSSLDDQKVRSDVVLGTALVDMYAKCGCLDISSKLFDMISRKNAVSYNVMMSGLAIHGKSSGCVEIFSKMVNAGIKPDSVTFVGILSGCAHAGWVEEGKKYFNLMTQVYGIAPRSEHVSCMVYLMGKTGNLEEALDFVRNSPVKADVSIWGALLSACKTHGIVELGELVAKEILELDPCHGGAYALLSNLYAAANKWEAVMKVRKKMKEIGVGSRPGWSLIELEGKGHEFYVGDNLHPKIKEIWSILGLMDFQMLNWTNSRV; encoded by the coding sequence ATGACGGAACTAAAGCAAATTCACGCTCATATTTACAGAATTGGGCTATGGGAAGACCATGTGGCATCAACCAAACTCTTAGAGACTATCATCCTTTTGAATTCAACCAACCTCCACTACTGTCGCCTTGTTTTCAATCAAATACAGATGCCCAACACTTTCACTTGGAACGCCATGATTAAAGCTCATTCAATAACAAGAAACCCAAGTATCTGCATTTCTTTATATAAAGAAATGTTGCAGAGAGGTTCCAAGCCCAATGGAATCACCTTATCCTTTGTTTCCAAGACGTGTGCTGATGTGGGAAACGTAGAGGTTTTAATGGGTCTTCAGGGCCAGGTTCTGGTGCTTGGATTCTGTTCAGATGTTTTTGTTCTTAACTCTCTTATATATGGTTACTCAGTTTGTGGGTATGTTGATTTTGCAAGAAGGGTGTTTGACGATTTGCCACAGAGAGATTTGATCTCTTGGACAACCGTGATCAACAGTTATGTTCGTGGTGGTCGGGCCAAAGAAGCTATAGAGCTTTTCTTTCAaattgagaaagagagattggAGCTTGACGAGGTCATAGTTGTTGCAGCGTTTACAGCTTCTGCTCAATTGAGGGATCTAAATCTTTGTAGAAGGATAGAATGTTTGGTTCGAGATTTAGGAGTTGAGTTTAATTCTTTTATGATCAATGCGTCGATAGATATGTATTCTAAGTGCGGGAGCATTACTGAAGCACGTAAACATTTTGATAACATGGCACAGAAGAATGTGATATCTTGGAATTCTATGATTTTTGGATATGGGAGGTCTGGCAACATGAAGGAAGCAAGGAGGCTATTTGACCTGATGCCCGAAAAGAATGAGATATCATGGAGTACTTTGCTTAGTGGGTATGCAAAAAATGGTGCTTTGAAGGAGGCACTGATGGTGTTCCGTGAGATGCAGGCTGAAGGCATAAGTCCAAATGATGCTTCCATCACAGGTGCTATTACTGTATGTGCCCATCTGGGGGCTCTAGAGCTAGGGAGAGAAATTCACTCTAGTTTGGATGATCAGAAGGTCCGATCTGATGTTGTACTTGGCACTGCACTTGTGGATATGTATGCGAAATGTGGGTGTTTAGACATTTCATCCAAACTGTTTGATATGATCTCAAGGAAAAATGCTGTCTCTTATAATGTGATGATGTCAGGACTTGCAATTCATGGGAAATCTTCAGGTTGTGTTGAAATTTTCTCCAAGATGGTAAATGCCGGCATAAAACCAGATAGTGTTACATTTGTCGGGATTTTATCTGGTTGTGCTCATGCTGGCTGGgtggaagaaggaaagaagtacTTCAATTTGATGACCCAAGTCTATGGGATTGCTCCTCGATCTGAACATGTCTCATGTATGGTGTATTTAATGGGGAAAACTGGGAATTTAGAAGAAGCCCTTGATTTTGTAAGGAATTCCCCAGTGAAGGCAGATGTCTCTATTTGGGGAGCTTTACTTAGTGCCTGCAAAACCCATGGTATTGTTGAACTTGGTGAATTGGTTGCAAAAGAAATTCTTGAGTTGGACCCTTGTCATGGGGGAGCTTATGCACTACTATCAAATTTGTATGCTGCTGCTAACAAATGGGAAGCTGTTATGAAAGtcaggaagaagatgaaggagattGGGGTTGGGAGTCGTCCTGGATGGAGTTTGATCGAACTCGAGGGGAAGGGACATGAGTTCTATGTTGGGGACAATTTGCATCCTAAAATTAAGGAAATTTGGTCAATACTGGGTTTGATGGACTTCCAGATGTTGAATTGGACTAATTCTAGAGTCTAG